In Janibacter alkaliphilus, the following proteins share a genomic window:
- a CDS encoding YdhK family protein, with protein sequence MTTANRRVRVAATAAAAVALLAGCGGTAEEDATQSSVTSDSSASGSETSEAMGSHKPDGGPPPEGIEEASSPTYPIGTKVTLTADHMPGMNGAEATISGAFDTTAYSVSYTPMDGGERVTDHKWVVHEELENPGEAPLAEGTEVVLNADHMAGMAGAEATIESSTDETVYMVDLTMDGMKMTNHKWIVESEIQPAE encoded by the coding sequence ATGACAACGGCCAATCGGCGGGTTCGCGTGGCGGCGACTGCCGCGGCGGCAGTCGCGCTGCTTGCAGGCTGCGGAGGAACAGCTGAGGAGGATGCGACGCAGTCGTCGGTGACGTCTGACTCGTCTGCGTCCGGCAGTGAGACCAGCGAAGCAATGGGCAGCCACAAGCCTGATGGCGGGCCTCCTCCGGAGGGCATTGAAGAGGCGAGCTCGCCGACGTATCCCATCGGCACGAAGGTGACTCTGACCGCGGATCACATGCCGGGGATGAACGGAGCCGAGGCGACCATCTCGGGCGCCTTCGATACGACGGCCTACTCCGTCAGCTATACGCCCATGGATGGCGGTGAGCGGGTCACCGATCACAAGTGGGTCGTTCACGAGGAGCTCGAGAACCCCGGCGAGGCGCCGCTCGCAGAGGGCACCGAGGTCGTCTTGAACGCCGACCACATGGCCGGCATGGCCGGCGCCGAGGCGACGATCGAGAGCTCGACCGACGAGACGGTGTACATGGTCGACCTCACGATGGACGGCATGAAGATGACCAACCACAAATGGATCGTCGAGAGCGAGATCCAACCAGCCGAGTGA
- a CDS encoding four-helix bundle copper-binding protein: MHTVEQMLDTYPKDLGGIDRAKLTECIQACFECAQTCTACADACLSEDKVADLTQCIRANLDCADICTTTGSALSRHTGYDANVTRALLEACATACTSCGDSCEQHASMHEHCRICAEACRRCERACRELISSLT; the protein is encoded by the coding sequence ATGCACACCGTGGAACAGATGCTCGATACCTACCCCAAGGACTTGGGTGGCATCGACAGGGCCAAGCTGACCGAGTGCATCCAAGCCTGCTTCGAGTGCGCCCAGACCTGCACAGCCTGTGCCGACGCCTGTCTGAGCGAGGACAAGGTGGCTGATCTCACCCAGTGCATCCGCGCCAACCTCGACTGCGCGGACATCTGCACCACGACCGGATCGGCGCTCTCGCGCCACACCGGTTACGACGCCAACGTGACGCGGGCCCTCCTCGAGGCCTGTGCAACAGCATGCACGTCGTGCGGCGACAGCTGCGAGCAGCATGCCTCGATGCATGAGCACTGCCGCATCTGCGCCGAGGCGTGCCGGCGTTGTGAGCGGGCCTGCCGCGAGCTGATCAGTTCGCTCACCTAA
- a CDS encoding DUF305 domain-containing protein: MSASDTSTTADGRQGDIMFAQMMIPHHEQAITMADLALDPSAKASGQVRDFAKDIKDAQDLEIQTMEGWLEDWDAPTANSSGMDHGSGMMTQEEMAKLESATGAEFDKQWLTLMIKHHQGAVTMAEQVLTTTEDDAVERMAKAIVKAQKAEIKAMQREL; the protein is encoded by the coding sequence ATGAGCGCCAGCGATACCTCTACGACGGCGGACGGTCGGCAAGGCGACATCATGTTCGCCCAGATGATGATCCCCCACCACGAGCAAGCGATCACGATGGCCGACCTCGCTCTCGATCCGTCCGCCAAGGCATCAGGGCAGGTCCGTGACTTCGCCAAGGACATCAAGGACGCCCAAGACCTGGAGATCCAGACGATGGAAGGTTGGCTCGAGGACTGGGACGCCCCCACCGCAAACTCCTCCGGCATGGACCACGGGTCCGGAATGATGACGCAGGAGGAGATGGCCAAACTCGAGTCCGCCACTGGCGCCGAGTTCGACAAGCAGTGGCTCACCCTCATGATCAAGCACCATCAGGGCGCTGTGACCATGGCAGAGCAAGTTCTCACCACGACTGAGGACGATGCAGTCGAGAGGATGGCCAAGGCCATCGTCAAGGCCCAGAAGGCCGAGATCAAGGCCATGCAGCGCGAACTCTGA
- a CDS encoding F510_1955 family glycosylhydrolase gives MRPRRRRGVLGVAAVAVLALLAGCSSTSDTGNESAGVESSTGTAQDGAAGQPTPLIHVHGIARHPRTDDLLVATHHGLFHRVDGELVRKGPAIDLMGFTIGDDGTLYASGHPAPGTDLPQPVGLITSQDTGRTWQVASLGGRSDFHALTAGPNGVIGFDGTLRHTSDKKTWDTRDIPSPPRVLAASPTSGTLLATTSAGLLMSQDDGVTWTSLAPPETAVLAAWADEETIVISSAEGRLATSSDAGQTWTLHPKSIGPAEALWAGRTSDGQLEIIASVEGRVISTTDAGATTQTLGQ, from the coding sequence ATGAGGCCCCGTCGACGTCGCGGCGTCCTTGGTGTCGCTGCCGTCGCTGTCCTGGCGCTGCTGGCCGGCTGCTCTTCAACATCCGACACCGGGAACGAGTCCGCCGGCGTCGAGTCATCGACGGGCACAGCACAGGACGGCGCGGCCGGGCAGCCCACGCCCCTGATTCATGTTCATGGGATCGCTCGTCACCCACGCACCGACGACCTGCTGGTGGCCACTCACCACGGCTTGTTCCATCGAGTCGACGGCGAGCTCGTCCGCAAGGGTCCTGCCATCGACCTGATGGGCTTCACCATCGGCGACGACGGCACTCTCTACGCCTCCGGTCACCCAGCGCCCGGCACCGACCTCCCCCAGCCGGTGGGTCTCATCACCTCGCAGGACACGGGCCGCACGTGGCAGGTCGCCTCACTCGGTGGACGCTCGGACTTCCACGCTTTGACCGCCGGCCCGAACGGGGTCATCGGGTTCGACGGAACGCTTCGACACACCAGCGACAAAAAGACCTGGGACACGCGGGACATCCCCTCGCCACCACGGGTACTGGCCGCTTCTCCCACGTCCGGGACGTTGCTGGCCACCACCAGCGCTGGCCTGCTCATGAGCCAGGACGACGGCGTCACCTGGACCTCCCTCGCCCCACCGGAGACCGCCGTCCTCGCCGCCTGGGCCGACGAAGAGACCATCGTGATCTCGTCAGCCGAAGGAAGACTGGCAACCAGCAGCGACGCCGGCCAGACCTGGACCCTCCACCCCAAGAGCATCGGCCCAGCCGAAGCGCTGTGGGCGGGCCGCACCAGTGACGGGCAGCTGGAGATCATCGCGTCTGTCGAAGGGCGCGTGATCAGCACCACGGACGCAGGAGCGACCACCCAGACGTTGGGGCAGTGA
- a CDS encoding multicopper oxidase family protein, which yields MNTITRRGLLVGGLGAAGAAGLGAYAATQGSGAGMPRGTFGAPTPVSPDPGQRVVTKTLTAKPITLDLAGRTVSTWGYGDAVPGPLLRATAGDFLRVTLDNRLPDETTIHWHGLRLRNPADGVPGMTQDPVKPETSYVYEFTAPDPGTYFFHPHVGVQLDRGLYAPLIIDDPNEPGDYDTEWVLVLDDWIDGTGTTPDEVLEKLLANDSGSGGMGGMDHGEMDGMNQGAMDEAAPWGDAGDVTYPYFLINGRPPADPETLTAKPGQKIRLRIINAASDTIFTVALGGHRMTITHSDGFPVEPTETDAFYIGMGERYDAIVTLEDGAFPLVAKPVGKTSGGQAMALVRTGSGAAPAADANPRELTREVLVGSDLRPVQAAKLPSRTPDATTRLTLNGSMQPYEWGMNGAPFGENEPLTVQAGQRLRINATNMTMMTHPLHVHGHTFALPSGLRKDTVLMAPMQSFAIDLDADNKGDWLIHCHNIYHAEAGMMTALEYTA from the coding sequence ATGAACACCATCACTCGCCGTGGCCTGCTTGTCGGCGGTCTCGGTGCCGCTGGCGCAGCGGGCTTGGGAGCCTATGCCGCCACCCAAGGATCGGGTGCAGGTATGCCGCGGGGCACCTTCGGTGCTCCGACGCCGGTCTCACCTGACCCGGGCCAGAGGGTGGTGACCAAGACGTTGACCGCCAAGCCGATCACCCTCGATCTGGCGGGCCGCACCGTCTCGACCTGGGGATACGGCGACGCCGTGCCTGGCCCACTTCTGCGGGCCACCGCCGGCGACTTCCTGCGGGTCACTCTCGACAACCGACTTCCGGACGAGACCACCATCCACTGGCACGGTCTTCGCTTGCGCAACCCGGCCGACGGCGTCCCCGGCATGACCCAGGACCCGGTGAAGCCAGAAACCTCCTACGTCTACGAATTCACAGCGCCCGACCCGGGCACGTACTTCTTCCACCCCCACGTCGGCGTCCAGCTCGACCGGGGACTGTACGCCCCGTTGATCATCGACGACCCGAACGAGCCAGGCGACTACGACACCGAGTGGGTCCTCGTCCTCGATGACTGGATCGACGGAACGGGCACCACGCCCGACGAGGTCCTGGAGAAGCTCTTGGCCAACGACTCCGGATCCGGAGGCATGGGTGGCATGGACCACGGCGAGATGGATGGCATGAACCAAGGCGCCATGGACGAGGCCGCGCCCTGGGGTGACGCCGGCGACGTGACCTACCCCTACTTCCTCATCAACGGACGGCCGCCAGCAGACCCCGAGACGCTCACGGCCAAGCCGGGGCAGAAGATTCGTCTGCGAATCATCAATGCCGCCTCCGACACCATCTTCACCGTCGCTCTCGGGGGACACCGGATGACGATCACGCACAGCGACGGGTTCCCGGTCGAGCCGACCGAAACGGATGCGTTCTACATCGGGATGGGCGAACGTTACGACGCGATCGTCACCCTCGAGGACGGGGCCTTCCCCCTGGTGGCCAAGCCGGTCGGCAAGACCAGCGGCGGCCAGGCCATGGCCCTGGTCCGCACCGGAAGCGGCGCCGCCCCCGCAGCGGACGCCAACCCACGAGAACTCACTCGAGAAGTCCTCGTCGGCTCTGACCTGAGACCGGTCCAGGCAGCCAAACTGCCCAGCAGGACACCCGATGCGACCACGCGGCTCACGCTCAACGGATCGATGCAGCCCTACGAGTGGGGGATGAACGGGGCGCCGTTCGGCGAGAACGAGCCCCTGACCGTCCAGGCCGGGCAACGACTGCGAATCAACGCCACCAACATGACGATGATGACCCACCCGTTGCACGTGCACGGCCACACCTTTGCCCTGCCCTCCGGGCTCAGGAAGGACACTGTTCTCATGGCCCCCATGCAGTCTTTCGCCATCGACCTCGACGCCGACAACAAGGGTGACTGGCTGATCCACTGCCACAACATCTACCACGCAGAGGCCGGCATGATGACCGCCCTGGAGTACACCGCATGA
- a CDS encoding SHOCT domain-containing protein → MMWNHGCDMMWLGMAAGVLAFWVIVVLAVRALFPGQSSTATGPTRADALTLLDEGLARGDLSVDEYEKRRHLIIHGR, encoded by the coding sequence ATGATGTGGAACCACGGCTGCGACATGATGTGGCTGGGCATGGCCGCAGGCGTCCTCGCCTTCTGGGTGATCGTCGTGCTCGCCGTGCGCGCACTGTTCCCCGGCCAGAGCAGCACCGCCACAGGCCCTACCCGGGCCGACGCGCTGACGCTTCTCGACGAAGGACTGGCCCGCGGCGACCTGAGCGTGGATGAGTACGAGAAGCGACGTCACCTGATCATTCACGGCCGCTGA
- a CDS encoding response regulator transcription factor, which produces MSTRSPVEPLAKVLIIEDEKTLAEMIAAYLARSGYQTTVEHDGVAGVHAAREQSPDVVILDLGLPGLDGIEVCRQIRTFSDCYVIVVTARTEEVDTLIGLSVGADDYVTKPFSVRELVARVQTVLRRPRGGNPGNSTAAATPWVFGDLQVDPLGQQVHLKGEPVPLTPTERDLLMTLAQRPSMAFSRTQLIEEVWGGGWVGDEHLVDVHIAHLRRKLGDNPDLARYITTVRGIGYRMGPG; this is translated from the coding sequence GTGAGCACACGAAGCCCTGTCGAGCCGTTGGCGAAGGTGCTCATCATCGAGGACGAGAAGACGCTGGCGGAGATGATCGCCGCCTATCTCGCCCGCAGCGGGTACCAGACCACAGTCGAGCACGACGGCGTCGCGGGAGTACACGCAGCACGAGAGCAGTCCCCAGACGTGGTGATCCTCGACCTGGGACTGCCCGGACTGGACGGCATCGAGGTCTGCCGCCAGATCCGCACTTTCAGCGACTGCTACGTCATCGTCGTAACCGCCCGGACGGAAGAGGTAGACACCCTGATCGGCCTGTCCGTGGGCGCCGACGACTACGTCACCAAACCCTTCAGCGTGCGCGAGCTGGTGGCACGCGTGCAGACGGTCCTGCGTCGCCCGCGGGGCGGGAACCCCGGCAACTCCACCGCTGCGGCAACCCCATGGGTATTCGGCGATCTTCAGGTCGACCCGCTCGGGCAGCAGGTCCACCTGAAGGGGGAACCAGTTCCGCTGACACCTACCGAACGGGATCTGCTGATGACCCTGGCCCAACGGCCCTCGATGGCCTTCTCCCGCACGCAGCTCATCGAGGAGGTCTGGGGTGGCGGCTGGGTCGGGGACGAGCACCTGGTCGACGTCCACATCGCTCACCTGCGACGCAAGCTCGGAGACAACCCCGATCTCGCTCGCTACATCACCACGGTGCGCGGCATCGGTTACCGGATGGGGCCTGGATGA
- a CDS encoding sensor histidine kinase, whose translation MNKRVNKLSKGLAPRLLAGQILVLLAGALTAGLVAAVIGPPIFHDHLLQAGHQENTPELVHIEMAFRDASLIALGVSLLISLTGATAVAWFLARRLRQPLAQMTYAARELSRGHYSTRVPHVGAGTELETLAGAFNVMAARLEGVEDTRRRMLSDLAHELRTPIATLSAYHEGLHDGVVTLGDDSRLALTAQTERLARLAEDINEVSTAEEGHLVLDIQRHKVADLLWAAYGDMRDSYSEKGINLVLDVDQATGLETLVDPVRFAQVMTNLLTNAHRHTPAGGTVTLTATREDGEAIITVTDTGDGMTPEQVQHAFERFYRGDSARTNDQRGSGIGLTISKAIIDAHHGGLTASSPGPGKGSCFTISLSLGR comes from the coding sequence ATGAACAAGCGCGTCAACAAGCTCTCCAAGGGTCTGGCGCCTCGATTACTGGCGGGCCAGATCCTGGTACTCCTTGCGGGAGCACTGACAGCCGGGCTCGTCGCCGCCGTTATCGGCCCCCCGATCTTCCACGACCACCTCCTCCAAGCGGGGCACCAGGAGAACACGCCCGAGCTGGTCCACATCGAGATGGCCTTTCGGGACGCTTCGCTCATCGCCCTGGGCGTGAGCCTGCTCATCTCTCTGACTGGGGCGACTGCGGTGGCCTGGTTCCTCGCCCGACGGCTGCGCCAACCGCTGGCGCAGATGACCTATGCCGCGCGCGAACTGAGCCGTGGCCATTACTCCACCCGCGTGCCTCATGTCGGTGCGGGGACTGAGCTCGAGACCCTCGCCGGAGCATTCAACGTGATGGCGGCCCGCTTGGAAGGAGTCGAGGACACCCGACGGCGGATGCTTTCCGACCTCGCCCACGAACTTCGCACGCCGATCGCGACCTTGAGCGCCTACCACGAGGGACTGCACGACGGCGTGGTGACCCTGGGTGATGACTCTCGTCTCGCGTTGACCGCCCAGACGGAACGGCTGGCGCGACTGGCCGAGGACATCAACGAGGTCTCCACGGCCGAAGAAGGACACCTCGTCCTCGACATCCAGCGACACAAGGTGGCCGACTTGTTGTGGGCGGCCTACGGGGACATGCGTGACAGCTACTCGGAGAAGGGCATCAACCTGGTCCTGGACGTTGACCAGGCGACAGGACTCGAGACCCTGGTCGATCCCGTCCGATTCGCCCAAGTCATGACCAACCTCCTCACCAACGCACACCGGCACACCCCCGCAGGCGGAACAGTCACCCTGACGGCCACCCGTGAAGACGGTGAGGCCATCATCACCGTCACCGACACCGGCGACGGCATGACCCCCGAGCAGGTACAGCACGCATTCGAACGCTTCTACCGCGGGGACTCGGCCCGCACCAACGACCAACGAGGATCTGGCATCGGCCTGACCATCAGCAAGGCCATCATCGACGCGCATCACGGAGGACTCACCGCATCCAGCCCCGGTCCGGGGAAGGGTTCGTGCTTCACAATCTCCCTGTCGCTCGGGCGCTGA
- the cmtR gene encoding Cd(II)/Pb(II)-sensing metalloregulatory transcriptional regulator CmtR codes for MLTIASRLDVMNRLGRALADPTRSRIILTLLDHPAYPAELARDLDLTRPNVSNHLACLRDCGIVVSEPEGRRTRYEIADSHLAQALTALVDATLAVDEDAPCIDPACSLPGCDAAGEGA; via the coding sequence ATGCTGACTATTGCTTCGCGTCTCGACGTGATGAACCGCCTGGGTCGTGCACTGGCCGACCCCACTCGATCCCGGATCATCTTGACCCTGCTCGACCATCCCGCTTACCCGGCGGAACTGGCCCGAGATCTGGACCTGACACGCCCGAACGTGTCCAACCACCTGGCATGCCTGCGCGATTGCGGGATCGTCGTCTCCGAGCCCGAGGGTCGTCGGACACGATATGAGATCGCCGATTCGCACCTGGCGCAGGCGCTGACGGCACTGGTCGATGCCACCCTGGCAGTGGACGAAGACGCCCCGTGCATCGATCCCGCCTGCTCGCTTCCCGGATGCGACGCAGCTGGGGAGGGCGCATGA
- a CDS encoding cadmium resistance transporter: protein MILTSVLQAMGLFAATNIDDIIVLSLFCARGAGQRGTTARILAGQYLGFAGILGAAVLVTIGAGAFLPSAAIPYFGLIPLGLGLWAAWQAWRGDDDDDDDEAKVAGKKVGVWTVAGVTLANGGDNIGVYTPVFLSVEPLAVVAYCIVFLALVAVLVALAKFVATRPPIAEVLERWEHILFPIVLIGLGIVILVSGGAFGL, encoded by the coding sequence ATGATCCTCACCTCGGTCTTGCAGGCGATGGGCCTGTTCGCAGCGACCAACATCGACGACATCATCGTGCTCTCCCTCTTCTGCGCGCGAGGGGCAGGCCAGCGCGGCACTACCGCCCGCATTCTGGCCGGCCAGTACCTCGGATTCGCCGGCATCCTCGGTGCCGCGGTCCTGGTGACCATCGGTGCCGGAGCATTCCTGCCCTCGGCAGCCATCCCGTACTTCGGTCTCATCCCTCTGGGCCTCGGCCTCTGGGCCGCATGGCAGGCCTGGCGCGGAGACGATGACGACGATGACGACGAGGCCAAGGTTGCCGGCAAGAAGGTCGGCGTGTGGACAGTCGCAGGCGTCACCCTTGCCAACGGCGGCGACAACATCGGCGTCTACACCCCTGTCTTCCTCAGCGTGGAACCTCTCGCAGTAGTCGCCTACTGCATCGTCTTCCTCGCGCTCGTCGCGGTCCTGGTGGCCCTGGCAAAGTTCGTCGCCACCCGCCCCCCGATCGCCGAAGTGCTCGAACGCTGGGAGCACATCCTCTTCCCCATCGTTCTCATCGGCCTCGGCATCGTGATCCTCGTCAGCGGCGGAGCCTTCGGACTCTGA
- a CDS encoding IS3 family transposase (programmed frameshift), whose protein sequence is MPAPHPKEFRDDVVAVARKGETPIAQLAKDFGISESCLRNWLKAADVEDGIRPGVTRADSEELKDLKRRNRALEQENEVLRRAAAYLAGEPEAGSVPKMTYPLVLDLAADGIPVAVTCGLLGFSRQAFYSWRAHPVGERDLVDAYATNAAFEVHRDDPGFGYRFIADELAEAGHEMSERRVWKVCSQAGIVSAHARKRGRSKKPGPPVHDDLVERDFTAAEPNRLWLTDITEHPTGEGKLYLCAVKDVWSRRIVGYSIDSRMTSHLAVDALEMAIARRGREQVAGCVVHADRASQFRSRPYVAALHRHGLRGSMGRVASSADNAAMESFFSLLQKNVLNVRRWDTRDQLRLAIVTWTERTYHRRRRQRALGKLTPIEFETINRAAHAA, encoded by the exons ATGCCTGCACCCCATCCCAAAGAGTTCCGTGACGACGTGGTCGCTGTCGCCCGCAAGGGCGAGACTCCGATCGCGCAACTGGCGAAGGACTTCGGGATCTCGGAGTCGTGTCTGAGGAATTGGCTCAAGGCCGCTGACGTGGAGGACGGGATCCGTCCGGGCGTGACGAGGGCTGACTCCGAGGAGCTGAAGGACCTCAAGCGACGCAACCGGGCCCTGGAGCAGGAAAACGAGGTGCTGCGCCGCGCAGCGGCGTACCTG GCAGGCGAACCTGAGGCTGGGTCAGTCCCCAAAATGACGTACCCGCTGGTCCTGGACCTTGCCGCTGACGGGATCCCCGTTGCGGTGACCTGCGGGCTGCTCGGGTTCTCCCGGCAGGCCTTCTACTCCTGGAGAGCTCACCCGGTCGGTGAGCGGGACCTGGTCGACGCGTACGCCACCAACGCCGCCTTCGAGGTCCACCGCGACGACCCCGGGTTTGGGTACCGGTTCATCGCCGACGAGCTGGCCGAGGCCGGGCACGAGATGTCGGAGCGGCGGGTGTGGAAGGTGTGCTCGCAGGCCGGGATCGTCTCGGCGCACGCGAGGAAGCGGGGTCGTTCCAAGAAGCCGGGGCCGCCGGTGCACGACGACCTCGTCGAGCGGGACTTCACCGCGGCCGAGCCGAACCGGCTGTGGCTGACTGACATCACCGAGCACCCCACCGGTGAGGGGAAGTTGTACCTGTGCGCGGTCAAGGACGTGTGGTCCCGCCGGATCGTCGGGTACTCGATCGACTCGAGGATGACCAGCCACCTCGCGGTCGACGCCTTGGAGATGGCCATCGCCCGCCGCGGCCGCGAGCAGGTGGCCGGGTGCGTGGTCCACGCGGATCGAGCCAGCCAGTTCCGCTCCCGTCCCTACGTCGCCGCCCTGCACCGGCACGGCCTGCGCGGGTCGATGGGCCGGGTCGCCTCCTCGGCAGACAATGCCGCGATGGAGTCCTTCTTCTCCCTGCTCCAGAAGAACGTCCTCAACGTCCGTCGCTGGGACACCCGCGACCAGCTCCGCCTGGCGATCGTCACCTGGACCGAACGCACCTACCACCGCCGGCGCCGGCAACGCGCCCTCGGCAAGCTCACCCCGATCGAGTTCGAGACCATCAACCGAGCCGCTCACGCGGCCTGA
- a CDS encoding Bax inhibitor-1/YccA family protein translates to MSNPFLERVEKDARSGYAGFHEPSAQERAAGQQTQQQGYSQQSYGQQGGYQQGYDQSGGVQQASHGHQLGQPGGPGQPTGYRQYGGPAPTQERAVTLDDVLMKTAGLFAVVLAAAAPAWYLAPTMPFLGLLGIAATLGLGIALAFMKTVNVPLIVALAAAEGVLVGAISRSYYDVFDVAATGAEPTSVFDSIVVQAVLATVCVFGAMLVLYKSGIVKVGQKFRAVVGMMTLGYFVFALINLGYALITDTAFGIGGSGMLGIGISLFAVGLASLNLAIDFDNINIAIQTGAPEKYSWMLSIGLIVTLVWLYLELLRLLGRLRSE, encoded by the coding sequence ATGTCGAACCCCTTCCTCGAGCGTGTCGAGAAGGACGCGCGTTCCGGCTACGCCGGTTTCCACGAGCCGTCCGCGCAGGAGCGCGCGGCCGGTCAGCAGACCCAGCAGCAGGGCTACAGCCAGCAGAGCTACGGCCAGCAGGGCGGCTACCAGCAGGGCTACGACCAGTCCGGCGGCGTCCAGCAGGCCAGCCACGGTCACCAGCTCGGGCAGCCGGGCGGCCCCGGACAGCCCACCGGCTACCGGCAGTACGGCGGCCCGGCCCCCACCCAGGAGCGTGCGGTCACCCTCGACGACGTGCTCATGAAGACCGCGGGCCTCTTCGCGGTGGTGCTCGCGGCCGCGGCCCCCGCCTGGTACCTGGCGCCGACGATGCCCTTCCTCGGACTGCTCGGCATCGCCGCCACCCTGGGCCTGGGCATCGCGCTGGCCTTCATGAAGACGGTCAACGTGCCGCTCATCGTCGCGCTCGCCGCCGCCGAGGGCGTGCTCGTCGGGGCGATCAGCCGCTCCTACTACGACGTCTTCGACGTCGCGGCCACCGGCGCCGAGCCCACCAGCGTCTTCGACAGCATCGTCGTGCAGGCGGTGCTGGCCACGGTGTGCGTCTTCGGCGCCATGCTCGTGCTCTACAAGAGCGGCATCGTCAAGGTCGGGCAGAAGTTCCGCGCGGTCGTCGGCATGATGACCCTCGGCTACTTCGTCTTCGCGCTCATCAACCTGGGCTACGCCCTCATCACCGACACCGCCTTCGGCATCGGCGGCTCGGGGATGCTCGGCATCGGCATCTCTCTCTTCGCCGTCGGGCTGGCCTCGCTGAACCTGGCGATCGACTTCGACAACATCAACATCGCCATCCAGACCGGCGCCCCGGAGAAGTACAGCTGGATGCTCTCCATCGGCCTCATCGTCACGCTGGTGTGGCTGTACCTGGAGCTGCTGCGCCTGCTGGGTCGCCTGCGCAGCGAGTGA
- a CDS encoding cystathionine gamma-synthase, with amino-acid sequence MSERKSAADARSGQGIATRAIHAGHEPDPLTGAVNVPIYASSTFAQDGVGGLRGGFEYARTGNPTRQALEANAASIEGGTYGRAFASGMAATDALLRATLRPGDHLVIPDDAYGGTFRLIDKVFSQWGIEHTPAPVGDVDAIRAAIRPSTKLVWLETPTNPLLNIGDIAAVAEVAGEAGARLVVDNTFASPYLQQPLSLGADVVLHSSTKYLGGHSDVVGGLLITDDEQLDADVAFLQNGSGGVPGPFDAYLTMRGIKTLAVRMDRHCDNAEAVVGLLAERPEVASVLYPGLPEHPGHEVAARQMRRAGGMVSVRMAGGREAAQRLCARTEIFTLAESLGGIESLIEHPGAMTHASTAGSMLEVPNDLVRLSVGIEDAGDLLADLEQALDGI; translated from the coding sequence ATGTCAGAGCGCAAGAGCGCCGCCGATGCACGCTCCGGGCAGGGCATCGCCACCCGGGCGATCCACGCCGGGCACGAGCCGGACCCGCTGACCGGCGCGGTGAACGTTCCGATCTACGCCAGCTCCACCTTCGCCCAGGACGGCGTCGGCGGTCTGCGCGGCGGCTTCGAGTACGCCCGCACCGGCAACCCGACCCGGCAGGCTCTGGAAGCCAACGCGGCCTCGATCGAAGGGGGCACCTACGGGCGCGCCTTCGCCTCCGGGATGGCCGCGACCGACGCACTGCTGCGGGCCACCCTTCGCCCCGGGGACCACCTGGTCATCCCGGACGACGCCTACGGCGGCACCTTCCGGCTCATCGACAAGGTCTTCTCGCAGTGGGGCATCGAGCACACCCCGGCCCCGGTCGGCGACGTCGACGCGATCCGGGCGGCGATCCGGCCGAGCACCAAGCTGGTCTGGCTGGAGACCCCGACCAACCCGCTGCTCAACATCGGCGACATCGCCGCGGTGGCCGAGGTGGCCGGCGAGGCCGGGGCGCGCCTGGTCGTGGACAACACCTTCGCCTCGCCCTACCTGCAGCAGCCGCTCAGCCTGGGCGCCGACGTCGTGCTGCACTCGAGCACCAAGTACCTCGGTGGGCACAGCGACGTCGTCGGCGGTCTGCTGATCACCGACGACGAGCAGCTGGACGCCGACGTCGCCTTCCTGCAGAACGGGTCCGGCGGGGTGCCCGGGCCCTTCGACGCCTACCTGACGATGCGCGGCATCAAGACCCTCGCGGTGCGGATGGACCGGCACTGCGACAACGCCGAGGCGGTCGTCGGTCTCCTCGCCGAGCGGCCCGAGGTCGCCTCGGTGCTCTACCCGGGGCTGCCCGAGCACCCGGGGCACGAGGTAGCCGCGCGGCAGATGCGGCGCGCCGGAGGGATGGTCTCGGTGCGGATGGCCGGTGGTCGCGAGGCGGCGCAGCGGCTGTGCGCGCGGACCGAGATCTTCACCCTCGCCGAGTCGCTCGGCGGGATCGAGTCGCTCATCGAGCACCCTGGCGCGATGACCCACGCCTCGACGGCCGGCTCGATGCTCGAGGTGCCAAACGACCTCGTGCGGCTCTCGGTGGGCATCGAGGACGCCGGCGACCTGCTGGCGGACCTGGAGCAGGCGCTGGACGGGATCTGA